A genomic stretch from Kogia breviceps isolate mKogBre1 chromosome 1, mKogBre1 haplotype 1, whole genome shotgun sequence includes:
- the NPPA gene encoding natriuretic peptides A, giving the protein MGSATIAASFLLFLAFQLPGQTGANPVYGSVSNADLMDFKNLLDHLEDKMPLEDEAVPQQVLSEGVPLSPLSEVPPWTGEVNPAQRDGGALGRGPWEPSDRSALLKSKLRALLAAPRSLRRSSCFGGRMDRIGAQSGLGCNSFRYRR; this is encoded by the exons ATGGGCTCCGCCACCATCGCCGCgagcttcctcctcttcctggcgTTTCAGCTCCCGGGGCAAACCGGAGCGAACCCCGTGTATGGCTCTGTGTCCAACGCAGACCTCATGGATTTCAAG aACTTGCTGGACCACTTGGAGGACAAGATGCCTTTAGAAGATGAGGCTGTGCCCCAACAAGTACTAAGTGAGGGGGTCCCTCTCAGCCCCCTTTCTGAGGTGCCTCCCTGGACCGGAGAGGTCAACCCAGCCCAGAGAGATGGGGGTGCCCTTGGGCGGGGCCCCTGGGAACCCTCCGATAGGTCTGCCCTCCTGAAGAGCAAGCTGAGGGCACTGCTCGCTGCCCCTCGGAGCCTGCGGAGGTCCAGCTGCTTCGGGGGCAGGATGGACAGGATTGGAGCCCAGAGCGGACTGGGCTGCAACAGCTTCCGG TACCGAAGATAA